GGAGAACAAAAGCGACCTGAGTTTCTTGTCCGACAGGTACTACTTAATTAAAGACATCATGACTATCTACGATTAATGATACCTATTTATACATTTACATGATATCTATACGTAGCAGCTAATTTACAAAACGTAATTATAGGTTTTTGGAAGGGCTTAGTTAAAATTTATTCCTTTCTATAGACTACATTTATAGAATAATGTTCACTAATGAATGAGAGTGCTTTGACATTCTTTTGTACAGCCGTTTGGGCAAGTTCCGGCCATAGAAGATGACGGTTTCCAGCTTTATGGTAagaagcatgcatgcatcagGATGACGTTGCTTAATGTAATATGGTAGACCTGTTTTATAATACGGTAAAAATATGTGTAAAACTagcacttatatatatacatgtttatatataaaataaaagtaaataggAGTTTTATAGGTGgacaatttcatttaaaaactcTGGTTAATTACAAATTATGGAGTTAATACCATATTCGCATTCAAGATTCTTTTATCAGGTTActtccaaaaacagaaaaaggttACCTCCAAATTCCAATCATTAAAATGCACCTTATACCATTATAGCATGTTCCATATATAGATTCCGTATATATAGGGGGCCTAGGGGTGGATCTGTGTGCGGGCGCCCGGGGGGCCACTTCCTCCAAATTTAGAAAGGGTTTTGTCACGTACAGTCGTTAAATGTAGTTGGTGTGCAGTTGGTTgtatggaataaataaaaaaaaattataatttttttttttatattcagggaaacctacatgaataaaaaaaagttataaaaataattttttttttcatgtaggtcccgtattaatttatttttttacagtcGACTGTacgctgactgcatctgccgactgcaaaaagtatttctcatttaGGAAATAcgaaaatcattaaaaaaaaaatccccaaaTTACAGTTAAAATAACCCCTTTATATCCAAGTCAAATTAAAgtctcaatttttataaaatatttaaatttctaaaaactaaaaattttagCTCCAATATtctctaatttttctattttccctTGAGTTCACTTCACGTTTTTAATTACTCTcttctgcttttttttttttttttcaaatgatttttctccttttttttcttgatttattcATGGACGAAGCTAGCTTATGGGAGAAAAcatgaattgatattttttgaagggctacttttcacaaaattatacaaaaaggctcgtaaattaattaatgtttttacaagtttttaCAGCACTTACCACTAAAGAGCCTTAAATTAATTTCCCAAATTTGTGAGGGCAGCCTCTGATCCCCCTAGATCTGTTACAgcttttgtttgttgtttctaTTGTATctatattattaactaattatCCTTAAAAAAACACTAATTAGAGAGAAAATGTAAAACGGTTGACCAGACTGACTTCTAGTTTGGACATTGAGATATTCTTAagtattttttgataatttatttctaaatattatttaaatataaaatattttttaatgttaaatttttaactttttcatctaaccattacttaattattacaacttttctaaacttataaacaaaatataaaaaacaatataaaattttcaatttttcaaataaaaaaatattaaaacttatatttaaacaatattttaactttataaaattgtcattcaactttttctctaatattttccaaaacctaataaaacattttaattcaaactattttactactattcactaaACATTTAACCCTAAATCATCACGttatataccatatatatatatatatccttaagTTAATAAAtgtgttaataatttttttaagtcttACCTATATTTATAATACTTcgtattattaattaatatagcaaaatatataatacaccaaacaaatactaataataatattaataatattaatattaatctagtcccaaaaatgaatttttgaatggatcatttgatcaaatgaattatgattttttctttttctagctagctagccataAGACGATAGATATTTTATACATTATCAAGATTCTGTCGTCTAAATATGCTAATTGCTAGCGAGGATAGATATTATTACATCATAGACAGTTTAATTGCTATCAAGATTCTGTCATCTAAATAtgctaatttttaaaatatgattctCAGATTTTCCACATGATCATTAATATTTGTAACTGAATAAGAtacaattaataatatcattaatATTACATCGTATTTTTTCCTGATCAGTGCCCTTACACATTTCATCGCTTTATAATATATGAACTAgatgatatttttgtatttttattttttagagtcTAGGGCAATTGTAAGGTATTATGCAACAAAGTACGAGGACCAGGGCCCCAACCTATTGGGGAATACTTTGGAAGAGAGAGCTGTGGTGGATCAATGGCTAGAAGTGGAAGCACACAACTTCAATGACTTGGTTTACACTCTTGTGCTTCAGCTCGTGGTTCTGCCCATGATGGGAAAGCCTGGGGACTTGGCTTTGGCTCACACCTGTGAGCAAAAGCTGGAGAAGGTGCTGGACGTATACGAGCAAAGGCTGTCAAAGAGCAGATATCTTGCCGGAGACACCTACACTTTGGCTGATCTTAGCCATCTTCCGGGCATTAGATATCTCATGAATGAAGCTCAGATGGAGCATTTAGTGAGGGAGAGAAACAATGTGAATTCATGGTGGGAGGACATCTCAAGCCGGCCTGCATGGAAGAAGTTACTCACGCTTGCTGCTGCTCGCTTTTAATCACAACATTaatctgcatgcatgcatgatgattTCGTGCATTCATTCCTCTAGTTAAACCTAATTATATATCTTTGCTACTTAAATCATTTACTTCTCGTCATGACTTCATCACGTGCTTTGCTTAATATTTGATTTCTTTCGTCTTAATTTGCACGTACTTGATGGTTTTCCTTTCCTCCCCACCTTCGGGTCTCTTCGGAGTGATATGTGACAGAAGGTGGGAATAAAAGATCATGTATGACTAAAATCATGTACTGTTGGTGTTCAATTTTAAGTTTTAGTTTGAAAATTctatctttcaaattctaatttaaTTGGGAAATTTTAAGTGTTGGTAAAGTCATGGCCGCACACCTGAGCCAAGTGTTGGTACCTTGCGGTAAACCCTGAGCAAGAACAACCACCTCATTAATGAATCATTTCAATCCCTTGGCGTCATGATTATAGCAACCATTTCTCAGTACCTCTGACTAGAAGATAATGATCCGGATTTTCGAGTTCTGGactaaatagaaaaaatttggCCCAGATGCACAACCCTATGAAGATTGTTGCATATATTAAGACAATATTGTTACCAAGTTggctaatatatcatataattttGGGTACAATCTCACCAATGGATCACCTTTAGTGGTATGTACGTAGTTACATGCATGAATTCTCACTGAAGAGTGTTAGAGTTACAAATAGATTATACGGAAATAAtcctataaattaatgtgatttctGCTTCTTATTATTTAgagttattttacaataaaaataattttataatttgataaaccacatttagTTACAATAATTTGTGGGATTACTTTGTATAATTCATTTGTggctataatatttttcattctcatTATGCAAATTCTGCCCCATCCATATCTTTTTGTAATGATCCAACGTTCGAGCCTCCTTGAATTCCCTCCATCAATTTTCTTCTATTGCTCATAAAATAAAAGGACGCTGCCAGGGTTACCAaatgtatttgtatttttcttaaaagcatttgtgtgtgttttttaaatatgattCGGACAACTAAGCATTATCCAAAATAAAGGGCCTTGGAATATAAAtcagaataaatatatataaaatctttgAATGACAACATGACATTACCTTTTTAGAAGATGTCTgcatgcaaagaaaagaaatcgtTGCATTTCATTCCTTCTAAAATAAAAGGCTTTGTGAgatgttaaaagaaaatttaataattatcagTTCTAGAATTTTACATCCAAGATCCAATTCATGATATACCTTCAACAGAGATGAGGTTCTAAGCCTGTTGGTAGGGGTAAGATCAGATCGATCTCGTCTTTATGCAATCTGCAAAGCATGAAGCTTCTGGGCTTCGATTCAAAGCCCAATGTCAACTAGATCAAGTAAGCTTATAAGCTTTCAGCCCGCTAAGCCCAAAATCTTTATAAAGAATGACAACTCTTTGATttaaggattaaaaaaaaaaaacaactctttACGTCGGAAATCTGAACTCTAAAGTGTGTGGAACGAAGTTAAAGAGAGAGTCGGAAAGAGCAAGCGTAGCTGCGCAGGAACAGGAAGGGGAGGACCAACGAGAGAGACATGGAGGAACAGGAGCAAGACATTAGACTGGAAAGCTTCCTGAAGTGGGCATCAGACCTTGGAATCTCAGACTCTTCAGGATCCCTCCCATATGTCTGTCTGGGACATTCTCTCTCCCTCGCTTACTTTCCTCTCGCTGGCGGGTACGTGCGAtttcattctcatctcatttcttctGCTTAGCCAATCTTCCATCTCTGTTTGGTTTCCGAGAAACTTCCGCAATCTTATGCTCATGTTGCATTCTCCATGTTTCAATGAATGAAATGCCCAACCCAACTTAACCCATGTAATTGTATCAGGCGCCGCTGGTGGAGTTAGGTTTATTTGTTGGTTTGtctgtttttctgtttttaaaCTTTACAGTTtaccaaataaattaatttaggattatgagcttattttatttccctgtgtttttttttgggtaaccAAACACGGGGTAGGGCAATGGaaagttattagtattattggTAGAAGGTCTTGATCCTCAAAGGTTCTGTCCTATCATATCTTCATTTGTTAATGGGAGTGCTGCAGTAGAGGTCTGGGTGCTGTGCGTGATCTTAGGAAGGGGGAGCTAATTCTCAGAGTTCCTAAATCCGCTTTGATGACGAGGGAAAGCCTACTGAAGGATGAAAAACTCTCTGTTGCTGTCAGTAGGCACCCTTCTCTATCCTCTACCCaggtttttttatatgaatcggTTCTCATTGGTTTTCAAATACGTAGACCTAGTCAGATACTGATAATTTATGTACTTaattgtatcattaattttaatgCAGATATTGACTGTTTGTTTGATATATGAAATGGGTAAAGGAAAGAGTTCATGGTGGCTCCCTTATCTGATGCACTTGCCCCGCTGctatgacatatttgcaacttTTGGTGAATTCGAGAAGCAAGCTCTGCAAGTTCAGTTTCTGATTGTAGAATTTTAGTTTGTTCATTACTCATTaggttaggtttttttttttttttcctttactaaTAAAATCAAATCTTCATTAGGTTAGGTTTCATTATCTCTATTTAGGAACTATATCAGATGTTATTGTTCTGTGATAAAAACTGTTTCTGAAGTATCCTAAATTTTTGCCAGGTATCTGATGCTATCTGGGCTGCAGAAAGGGCCATATCAAAGGCAAGATCAGAACAGAATGAAGCTAATCAACTGATGGCAGAACTTAATCTTAAGCCTCAACTTCTGACCTTTAGGGCATGGTGTTGGGCTGCTGCAACAGTGAGATACGTGGCCCTCTGTTAGACCTGATGCATTCTAGAATatgttgttcattttttaataagtaaatgaaaatctcattcaaTCTTAAGAAGTACTGAaatccaagtacacagggagtataaaatagatatacttaaaagatttttttatttattaattttttatgagtaGATACACTTTAAcattagaaggaaaaaagaaaagaaaaatcctgATAGCGGGCCTTGAGGAAATAAACTTCAAGCTCACCCACAGATTTCTCACAACCTTCAAAGCACCAATCATTTTGTTCCTCCACACACACCTAAACATTAAAACATGTTGCTCATTGATAtgttactatttttttcttctttccttctcttATAAGGGACATTTTTTCCTTGGAAAATAATACCATCTTCATGGCAACAACTCATGCGAGAACATCCATAAGTTGGATAAATTGATTTGGAATAGAACTTCCATTCCATTTACCAAAGAGCTGATGATCCTTTACTGCAACCCCAGAAAATTCTTGAGCCATACTGTCAGCCGTTCTTGCTATCCATCTGGTTAACCATTTTCGGTAGTGCAGCCATTTGGCTCTGATGTTTTGAAAGATGCCAACAATGGGATCGTCCCTAGAGCCTAGAGGTGTCCAACTTCGCTATGGCTTGGCAGATGTGTAGAGCATAGCTGGTCTTATAGTCTTGCACCCCAATGAACCTTTGAATCTGAATGAGATAGTTCCTCTGCAAAGGAGAATCGAGCAGCCTGGTCCATAAGATAGTTTTACACTGAGTTTCCAATTACTATTACAAACCCAGGTGACATAGTCTTAGGCcccatttggatagtgaaagtgtctcatctcattattactacttttccaaattcccacataaaatataataaacaatttaactttttcaaatcccaaaacaataataatattaaaaaataatattctaataatattttattcaactttcaaattttatttcaactcactatccaaatggcACCTTATTCAGTCTCTGTGGCAATGAAATACTAAGGTTTGCCTCTGGGCTTGAAGGATGGCAGTTGAGGTACCCAGGGATCATTCCAAATTATTTTCCTACCATTCTCAACTGCAAAACTGAGCCCCTTTGCTATCAAGTCAGTCATTTTCGAGATGCCATGCCATAACCAAGAAGGATTCCGAGCGCCAGGAGCAACCAGTAATGATAGTCTTTGAGATACTTTTCCCTCAGGGCTTGAGACCATAATTTATCAGTTAACTCCTCATAGATTATCCAGCCTAACTTTTTGGTTAAGGCCCTGTCCAAATCATGTAATCTGTGGAACCCCAAAATCCCATGAGCATTTGGTTTACAAACTGATTCCCATGATTTTGGAGAGAAATATTGCTTTCACAAAACCCCTCCAGAAATCCCTTAGCTACTGTCAATCACTGCACAAAGCTCCTTTGGCGGTAAATAGGTTGAAATTTAGTATATCAGAATTGAAGTTGCTACAACTTTGAGTGACTAAGCATAGTTTGACAATTTATATGCTTTATTTTTGGCGCATGTAAGAAATATTTTTGAGTCAATAAGCATATCCTAACTGCAGATGGTCAGTATCTTGCTTGATTGTGTTATATCTATGGTAATGTTCACTGATTCAAATTCTGTTttgcctataaaaaaaatgttcacCGATTCAATTGTCCCTATCTGTTAAATAATGCGTTCATGGGGGGTCTTAGGTTGTTACCTTTGGgccttattttgaatttcatgtgTAGGTTCACGTTTTCCTTGTTTATGTTTGTCAGTaatctaaatattttatatctGACCGTGTTGAAAGATATCCTCAAGGACGTTGCATATACCATGGGATGAAGCTGGATGTTTATGTCCTGTGGGAGACTTATTTAATTATGCTGCACCAGGAGAGGAGACATTTTGTTCTGAAGAAGTAGATGGTCGGCTGTGTGCCTCATCCTTTCAGGCCACTTCTCTGTTAAATGGGGACCGTGCACATAAGTCAAATGTGGAGGTCTTGGATGCCCATGATCTGAGGTTGACTGATGGTGCGTATGAGGAAGATGTTGCTGCATATTGCTTCTATGCTCGACAAAATTATTTGAAAGGAGAGCAGGTACGACAAAAACTCTACAACACAAATTCAATGTAATAGATTCAAACGAAAATGAATTAAGAATCTAACTTGAATAAATTCTGAAAGGGAGGGAGAAATTGTAAGATCAGCCATCCATGCTTGTAAAATGCATGTGAAGGCAGCTTTAAGTTCTAGAAATGGATGTCCAAACGTTTGCAATGACTAGCAAATTGCTCTCCAACCAAAAGCTCTCCAACCTCAAAGAGGGGTAACTCTATTCCATGCGAGTGGTCCAATTTCCAAATCTACAACGTTAGCTAAAGAGCACATCAGAAACACATTCTGGAAAAACCAGGACACTGAACTGCTTGAAAGCCCCAAAGATCCCAACCTGAGTGTTTCTCACCAATAGGTGCTGGTAGCTTGCTTCCAAGCCTTGCCTTTCATTAAAGTTGCAGCCATGACCAAAAGGAGCCTTAAACCATGAAGCTTAAGCCTTATTAATTTGTTTCCCTAGATTCTTCAAGAAGCATGAAGAGCTGCTTcattagttttagtttttgaacCCCTAGGgcttggctcaagtggtaaaggccttgggcttgggggtatgctccccccaaGCCTAAGATTCAAATTCTCTTGGGTGCAAATAATCTCTAGAGGCCATCGGACTGGGAGATTTTCCTCTTGACTTGAGGTGTACTTGCGGAAAACTCTTTACAGAGGGCATGTGCACTCTTGAAATTAGTTGAGACACTGATCTTGGACAttcggtgccaataaaaaaaagttttattttttgtaagccTTCATATCCTCATCCATTTGGCAAAACTGCCAGTTGTATGAGCCTCTCCTGTAGAAGCTGTGACTCACTGACTCCAGCCCCATCACAACATTGcttagagcatccacattggtctatgcatatgcaaattcatatttgcataatatgagcctaaatccatctacattggattatgcatcttcaaatatttgcatagcTATGAACAATATCTTTACATGTTTGAAGATCTACTGTTCACtttccaaaacatattttactcatcctttctctctcctcccactctctttctacatattttatttttacatattttactacatattttactcattcactccacaaaaaatattttactcaaatattttacatatttgaagatcaaacccGTGCACCTCTCTCTCACAGGTTCTGAGTACATGTATTGGGTGCTAATGGAATTTCTTTGGGTGGTAATTACATGTATTAACCCAATACATGGAAATTGCAAATTCTAttgaaaaaaaaagcaaaaaaaaaaaaaaaaggataatattttattattattttgtctcaaatttgcatGAGCCAATGTTAGAGTTTTGCTTGTATGGCAAATTAGATCtccaaaagatgtgattttgcatatatatatgcataaaccaatgtggatgctcttatACAATTAAAATGCATTATGAAACTTAGGGGTGTAAGTTAATTAGCCCGATCAGACCAATAACACTAATGGTCTGGTCTCTGTTCATTAGTTTGCAAAAGTCCGGTTTTTGGTCTGTTATGCATTAAGTATAATAATTCATATACATACTATTATGGAGTATTGAGTACTAAGTTAGTAAcatcattaatttaattataattaataactttattaatgaGTTAATAGATAATCCACATTAAAGagctcacttaattttaatttatttttttatataatttttatcatttaatttatttgctaagaaaagaaaatggaagaaaaatgtTGGGTTTTTTTGTATGTTGGCCCATTTTGAATTGGCCTGGATCGAATTGGACCGATTAGACCAATAGATAATGTGGTCTGGTACGTTCTCCATTCTGTATGTGTAATTGGTCCAGTCTTGGGGTGGAAAATGGGCAGACCAAAATTTTCGATCCAGTCCAAAAATCCCCCTATGGACCGACTGGATCGGACATGTTATACCCCTAATATTGAATGTGGGAGATAGAGTAGATCACATAAGTTGTGGGTTatgatattttctttacttTGTTATAAAGTAATGAAACCAGTTataatttctctcttttctcaccATTATAACGGTGGGGATATCTTTGGCCAAGTTCCATGCACCTGTTATGCATATTAACTCTTTTTTCTAGGTGCATGAGATAAGAGGGAATTGAAATAGTAATATATCCTCTGCAGGTTCTTCTATGCTATGGGACTTACACGAATTTGGAGCTCCTTGAACACTACGGGTttcttctaaatgaaaatccaaATGACAAAGTTTTTATTCCCTTGGAACCAGAAATTTATTCCTCATGTTCATGGCCGAAGGAGTTGTTGTATATTCATCAGAATGGAAAGCCATCTTTTTCCCTGTTGTCTGCTTTGCGATTATGGACAACCCCACCAAGCAAGCGGAGATCTCTGGGACAACTTGCTTATTCGGGTTCTCCACTATCTACAGACAATGAGATACAGGTCATGAAATGGATAGCAAAGAAATGCAATTTGGTATTGAAGAATTTGCCAACATCAACTGAAGAAGACAGTTTGCTACTAAGTTCCATTAACGAAATTCAAGATCTTCATTCCGTTGTTGAGCTCGAGAAGGCAATATCCGCTTCTAGGGGTGAGATCCGGTCATTCTTAGAAGCCAATAAGTTGCAAAATGTAGCTAGTGGTAATAACTTACTTCTATCCAGCAAAGCTAGAAGGTCTATGGAAAGGTTGAAATTGGCTGTCCAGTGGAGGGccagatacaagaaaatcctgCTTGACTGCATTTTTAATTGCACGGAAACAATTGATTCTCTAACTTGTGGAAAGTATTTACCATTCAAATTGGCCTAGTTTAACGTTCTCGGTTCTTTTTTCTTGcacattttgttcaatttttgaTGCAAGGAACACATTTGGAGTTGATAGATATCAAAACTGCTTAACGAATGATTATAAAATccgattgtttattttttgaacaatGCATTATGATTAGTAGTTGAGGACCTGGGGTTCACAAATCAGAGCAAAATTAAATAATGCAACTTCATATGCCCCATAAATTTTTGAGAAAGTTACAAATTGAAATACATATCGCAGTATGCGAGAACAAGCCGAATTAGTCCCTCTACTCAATGTTAAGATCTTCAGTTTCTGGGAGTCTGCTTGCATATGATAAACTAACTCAacctataatataattttaggttgtgtttgattgtttaattAAAC
The genomic region above belongs to Carya illinoinensis cultivar Pawnee chromosome 4, C.illinoinensisPawnee_v1, whole genome shotgun sequence and contains:
- the LOC122307328 gene encoding protein SET DOMAIN GROUP 40 isoform X1, whose translation is MEEQEQDIRLESFLKWASDLGISDSSGSLPYVCLGHSLSLAYFPLAGGRGLGAVRDLRKGELILRVPKSALMTRESLLKDEKLSVAVSRHPSLSSTQILTVCLIYEMGKGKSSWWLPYLMHLPRCYDIFATFGEFEKQALQVSDAIWAAERAISKARSEQNEANQLMAELNLKPQLLTFRAWCWAAATISSRTLHIPWDEAGCLCPVGDLFNYAAPGEETFCSEEVDGRLCASSFQATSLLNGDRAHKSNVEVLDAHDLRLTDGAYEEDVAAYCFYARQNYLKGEQVLLCYGTYTNLELLEHYGFLLNENPNDKVFIPLEPEIYSSCSWPKELLYIHQNGKPSFSLLSALRLWTTPPSKRRSLGQLAYSGSPLSTDNEIQVMKWIAKKCNLVLKNLPTSTEEDSLLLSSINEIQDLHSVVELEKAISASRGEIRSFLEANKLQNVASGNNLLLSSKARRSMERLKLAVQWRARYKKILLDCIFNCTETIDSLTCGKYLPFKLA
- the LOC122307328 gene encoding protein SET DOMAIN GROUP 40 isoform X3, which encodes MTRESLLKDEKLSVAVSRHPSLSSTQILTVCLIYEMGKGKSSWWLPYLMHLPRCYDIFATFGEFEKQALQVSDAIWAAERAISKARSEQNEANQLMAELNLKPQLLTFRAWCWAAATISSRTLHIPWDEAGCLCPVGDLFNYAAPGEETFCSEEVDGRLCASSFQATSLLNGDRAHKSNVEVLDAHDLRLTDGAYEEDVAAYCFYARQNYLKGEQVLLCYGTYTNLELLEHYGFLLNENPNDKVFIPLEPEIYSSCSWPKELLYIHQNGKPSFSLLSALRLWTTPPSKRRSLGQLAYSGSPLSTDNEIQVMKWIAKKCNLVLKNLPTSTEEDSLLLSSINEIQDLHSVVELEKAISASRGEIRSFLEANKLQNVASGNNLLLSSKARRSMERLKLAVQWRARYKKILLDCIFNCTETIDSLTCGKYLPFKLA
- the LOC122307328 gene encoding protein SET DOMAIN GROUP 40 isoform X4, which encodes MKNSLLLSILTVCLIYEMGKGKSSWWLPYLMHLPRCYDIFATFGEFEKQALQVSDAIWAAERAISKARSEQNEANQLMAELNLKPQLLTFRAWCWAAATISSRTLHIPWDEAGCLCPVGDLFNYAAPGEETFCSEEVDGRLCASSFQATSLLNGDRAHKSNVEVLDAHDLRLTDGAYEEDVAAYCFYARQNYLKGEQVLLCYGTYTNLELLEHYGFLLNENPNDKVFIPLEPEIYSSCSWPKELLYIHQNGKPSFSLLSALRLWTTPPSKRRSLGQLAYSGSPLSTDNEIQVMKWIAKKCNLVLKNLPTSTEEDSLLLSSINEIQDLHSVVELEKAISASRGEIRSFLEANKLQNVASGNNLLLSSKARRSMERLKLAVQWRARYKKILLDCIFNCTETIDSLTCGKYLPFKLA
- the LOC122307812 gene encoding glutathione S-transferase F11-like, with amino-acid sequence MAVKVYGTMRSACTQRVMACLLEKGVDFDVVHVDLGVGEQKRPEFLVRQPFGQVPAIEDDGFQLYESRAIVRYYATKYEDQGPNLLGNTLEERAVVDQWLEVEAHNFNDLVYTLVLQLVVLPMMGKPGDLALAHTCEQKLEKVLDVYEQRLSKSRYLAGDTYTLADLSHLPGIRYLMNEAQMEHLVRERNNVNSWWEDISSRPAWKKLLTLAAARF
- the LOC122307328 gene encoding protein SET DOMAIN GROUP 40 isoform X5, giving the protein MSVWDILSPSLTFLSLAGKSSWWLPYLMHLPRCYDIFATFGEFEKQALQVSDAIWAAERAISKARSEQNEANQLMAELNLKPQLLTFRAWCWAAATISSRTLHIPWDEAGCLCPVGDLFNYAAPGEETFCSEEVDGRLCASSFQATSLLNGDRAHKSNVEVLDAHDLRLTDGAYEEDVAAYCFYARQNYLKGEQVLLCYGTYTNLELLEHYGFLLNENPNDKVFIPLEPEIYSSCSWPKELLYIHQNGKPSFSLLSALRLWTTPPSKRRSLGQLAYSGSPLSTDNEIQVMKWIAKKCNLVLKNLPTSTEEDSLLLSSINEIQDLHSVVELEKAISASRGEIRSFLEANKLQNVASGNNLLLSSKARRSMERLKLAVQWRARYKKILLDCIFNCTETIDSLTCGKYLPFKLA
- the LOC122307328 gene encoding protein SET DOMAIN GROUP 40 isoform X2, yielding MEEQEQDIRLESFLKWASDLGISDSSGSLPYVCLGHSLSLAYFPLAGGRGLGAVRDLRKGELILRVPKSALMTRESLLKDEKLSVAVRKSSWWLPYLMHLPRCYDIFATFGEFEKQALQVSDAIWAAERAISKARSEQNEANQLMAELNLKPQLLTFRAWCWAAATISSRTLHIPWDEAGCLCPVGDLFNYAAPGEETFCSEEVDGRLCASSFQATSLLNGDRAHKSNVEVLDAHDLRLTDGAYEEDVAAYCFYARQNYLKGEQVLLCYGTYTNLELLEHYGFLLNENPNDKVFIPLEPEIYSSCSWPKELLYIHQNGKPSFSLLSALRLWTTPPSKRRSLGQLAYSGSPLSTDNEIQVMKWIAKKCNLVLKNLPTSTEEDSLLLSSINEIQDLHSVVELEKAISASRGEIRSFLEANKLQNVASGNNLLLSSKARRSMERLKLAVQWRARYKKILLDCIFNCTETIDSLTCGKYLPFKLA